The Fulvia fulva chromosome 6, complete sequence genome includes a window with the following:
- a CDS encoding NmrA-like family domain-containing protein 1 has product MPTDKKLIVIIGITGQQGGSVAKVFQSEPGWHFRGVTREPYSTSDAHLREAGIELIAAADLDNVPSLERAFEGADAIFSVTDFWQFVKPGRQIFAQARQQNRQPIALAYEREFQQGKNIIDAAAKVHAMKPLHRLTISTLADLRKWSNGESSTIFTLRAKLLTANTSRPRTQSLRGSVVTSKWVTI; this is encoded by the coding sequence ATGCCTACCGACAAGAAGCTCATCGTCATCATTGGCATCACCGGCCAACAAGGCGGCTCCGTGGCCAAAGTCTTCCAATCTGAACCTGGCTGGCATTTCAGGGGCGTGACTCGCGAGCCTTACAGTACCTCTGATGCTCATCTCCGTGAAGCCGGTATCGAGCTCATCGCAGCAGCCGACCTCGACAACGTTCCATCCCTCGAGAGAGCCTTCGAAGGTGCCGATGCCATCTTTAGCGTAACAGACTTCTGGCAGTTCGTCAAGCCCGGTCGCCAGATCTTCGCTCAAGCACGACAGCAGAATCGCCAGCCTATTGCACTAGCGTACGAGAGAGAATTTCAGCAGGGAAAGAACATAATAGACGCCGCGGCGAAAGTCCACGCGATGAAGCCGCTCCACCGCCTCACCATCTCGACGCTTGCTGATTTGAGGAAATGGTCCAACGGCGAATCAAGCACGATCTTCACTTTGAGGGCAAAGCTCCTTACAGCGAATACCTCAAGGCCACGTACCCAGAGCTTGCGAGGGTCAGTAGTTACGTCCAAGTGGGTCACCATCTGA